One window of Mediterraneibacter gnavus ATCC 29149 genomic DNA carries:
- a CDS encoding DUF4340 domain-containing protein encodes MKKKRNPLLILLLVLAVLLVVYAGVVVIGKNQEKSKQKEEEAKKIYVTDLGKLSEIQFDVGNGEIQLVKEDGTWYDKNDKDFPLAQSYPKKMEKTFRKLEADRKLEDGDSLEAYGLEDPAYTVVLTDQDGNETTLYFGNVTGDSYYLTLNEKKEIYTVSTGVIEDLQYSMEDMAQLDTFPTIGSGNLKKVVISQGTEKTEYSSENDDDAKSMATIAGGLGVLTLKDAADYSVEENDLSKYGLDEQSRTTETVTYTNNKKEKTVTLYFGKEDGNGNRYVMLSDSKIVYLVENEKCKNMLNQDTES; translated from the coding sequence ATGAAGAAAAAAAGAAATCCTTTACTGATCCTGCTGCTTGTGCTTGCAGTACTGCTCGTGGTCTATGCAGGCGTGGTTGTGATCGGAAAGAATCAGGAAAAAAGCAAGCAGAAGGAAGAAGAGGCAAAAAAAATCTATGTCACAGATTTAGGAAAGCTTTCTGAGATTCAGTTTGACGTGGGAAATGGAGAAATCCAGCTTGTAAAAGAAGACGGTACATGGTACGACAAGAATGACAAAGATTTTCCGCTGGCTCAAAGCTATCCGAAAAAGATGGAAAAAACATTCCGGAAGCTTGAGGCAGACCGAAAGCTGGAAGATGGGGATTCTCTGGAAGCATATGGTCTGGAGGATCCGGCATATACGGTAGTTCTCACCGATCAGGACGGCAATGAGACAACATTATATTTCGGAAATGTAACAGGAGACTCTTATTATCTGACATTGAATGAGAAAAAAGAAATCTATACGGTGAGCACCGGTGTTATTGAAGATCTTCAGTACAGTATGGAAGACATGGCACAGCTTGATACATTCCCTACGATTGGAAGCGGTAATCTGAAAAAGGTTGTCATCAGTCAGGGCACAGAGAAAACAGAGTACAGTTCAGAGAATGACGATGATGCCAAGAGTATGGCAACAATCGCGGGAGGGCTTGGAGTCCTTACATTGAAGGATGCAGCTGACTATTCCGTGGAAGAGAACGACTTGAGTAAGTACGGACTGGATGAGCAGAGCCGGACAACGGAAACCGTGACATATACAAATAACAAGAAAGAAAAGACCGTGACATTGTATTTTGGAAAAGAGGACGGAAACGGAAACCGGTATGTGATGCTTTCCGATTCAAAGATCGTGTATCTTGTGGAAAATGAGAAGTGTAAGAATATGCTGAATCAGGATACAGAATCTTAA
- a CDS encoding Gldg family protein, whose protein sequence is MQKIKNLFRSSESRNGSYSVGITALVIAIIVIVNLIAGQIPEKYKNLDVSSTKIYEISKTSKKLLKNMDHKVKFTVLANKEETDERIVTFLSKYSALSSKISVEWIDPVLHPSALTENDASENSIVVSCQDTGKKKVVSFSDIIVTDMSSYYYTGSASETKFDGEGQLSSAVNYVTSDVVRKIYQTSGHGETTLSSTIQDLMDKNNYTLEGLNTVMNPEIPDDCELLLMYAPTSDLTADEKNSVESYLKDGGKMMLLLGDTNSTELPNLASIMKTYGMEAADGYIADTQRSYQNNYYCFFPQLTASGDLTDGMESQMVLLLNTHGMTLTDPERDSISTTSFMTTSDNAYAVTEDSQSQAGSYVLGAVAVEDSSRFTVISAGSLIASEITDTFPQLENTKLFMNAVAANFDGAKDLSIEAKSLTPVYNTMQHAGLLSLLVIFILPLGILLSGFAVWMKRRKA, encoded by the coding sequence ATGCAGAAAATTAAGAATTTATTCAGATCGTCAGAGTCCAGAAATGGTTCATACAGTGTGGGAATCACGGCTTTGGTCATTGCGATCATCGTGATCGTCAATCTGATCGCAGGACAGATTCCGGAAAAATATAAAAATCTGGATGTCAGCAGTACAAAAATTTATGAGATTTCCAAGACCAGCAAAAAGCTGCTCAAGAACATGGATCACAAAGTGAAATTTACAGTGTTGGCAAACAAAGAAGAGACCGATGAAAGAATCGTTACATTTTTAAGTAAGTATTCGGCATTGTCTTCTAAAATTTCTGTGGAATGGATCGATCCGGTGCTGCATCCTTCGGCATTGACAGAAAATGATGCGTCCGAAAACAGTATTGTAGTCTCATGCCAGGATACCGGAAAGAAAAAAGTAGTTTCTTTCAGTGATATCATTGTTACGGATATGTCTTCCTACTATTACACAGGAAGTGCATCGGAGACGAAATTTGACGGAGAAGGACAGTTAAGCAGTGCGGTGAATTACGTAACGAGTGATGTGGTACGCAAAATTTATCAGACATCCGGACATGGCGAGACGACATTGTCTTCTACAATTCAGGATCTGATGGATAAAAATAATTATACGCTGGAAGGATTAAACACGGTCATGAATCCGGAAATTCCGGATGACTGCGAATTGCTTCTGATGTATGCTCCGACCTCGGATCTTACTGCAGATGAGAAAAATTCCGTGGAGTCATATTTAAAAGACGGCGGTAAGATGATGCTTCTTTTGGGAGATACGAACAGCACAGAGCTTCCGAATCTTGCATCGATCATGAAAACATACGGAATGGAAGCTGCAGACGGTTATATTGCAGATACACAGAGAAGCTATCAGAATAATTACTATTGCTTCTTCCCGCAGCTGACTGCATCAGGCGATCTGACAGACGGAATGGAATCGCAGATGGTTCTGCTTCTGAATACACACGGAATGACCTTGACAGATCCGGAGCGTGACAGTATTTCTACGACATCCTTTATGACTACATCAGATAATGCGTATGCAGTCACAGAAGACAGTCAGAGTCAGGCAGGAAGCTATGTGCTTGGCGCCGTGGCAGTGGAAGATTCCTCCCGGTTTACCGTGATCAGCGCAGGAAGTCTGATTGCTTCGGAGATTACAGATACATTCCCGCAGCTTGAAAATACAAAACTGTTTATGAATGCAGTGGCTGCGAATTTTGACGGGGCGAAGGATCTGTCGATCGAAGCGAAAAGTCTGACACCGGTCTACAATACGATGCAGCATGCAGGACTTCTTAGTCTTCTTGTGATCTTTATCCTTCCGCTTGGAATTCTTCTGTCAGGATTTGCAGTTTGGATGAAGCGTAGAAAAGCATAG
- a CDS encoding ABC transporter permease produces MLAIYKRELKSYFHSMTGCVFIAFLVMFTGIYFMAYNLNAGYPYFSYTLSGSLIVFLVGIPLLTMRSFSEERKTKTDQLLLTAPVSLTKVVLGKYFAMVTVLAVPNVIFCLFPLLIKLQGTAYLLVDYSSIAVFFLLGCVYLAIGMFMSSLTESQIIAFISTFGILLLLYLWDGILSFLPGSALSGMIGILLILTLIVVYIYHMTKNWMLAAGIEAVGIAAALIVYFVKSSLYENLLTKLLGRIALADVFMNISSSNIVDVSGLLLYVSILIIFVFLTIQTIQKRRWS; encoded by the coding sequence ATGCTGGCAATTTATAAACGAGAACTGAAGTCCTATTTTCATTCCATGACAGGGTGCGTATTTATTGCGTTTCTGGTGATGTTTACGGGAATTTATTTTATGGCATACAATCTGAATGCGGGGTATCCTTACTTCTCCTACACACTCTCAGGCTCCCTGATCGTATTTCTGGTCGGGATCCCGCTTCTGACGATGCGGAGTTTTTCTGAAGAGCGGAAAACAAAAACAGATCAGCTGCTTTTGACAGCGCCGGTAAGTCTGACAAAAGTAGTGCTTGGCAAATATTTCGCCATGGTGACAGTACTGGCAGTTCCGAATGTGATCTTCTGCCTGTTCCCGCTTTTGATCAAACTGCAGGGAACGGCATATCTTCTGGTAGATTACAGCTCCATTGCGGTATTCTTCCTGTTGGGATGTGTGTATCTGGCGATCGGGATGTTTATGTCGTCTCTGACAGAGAGCCAGATCATTGCATTTATCAGTACGTTCGGAATTTTGCTTTTGTTGTATTTGTGGGACGGAATCTTGTCTTTTCTGCCAGGCTCGGCGCTCAGCGGAATGATCGGAATCCTTTTGATCCTGACACTGATCGTTGTTTATATTTATCATATGACGAAAAACTGGATGCTTGCGGCCGGAATTGAAGCAGTGGGAATTGCGGCGGCGCTGATCGTATATTTTGTGAAATCCAGTCTGTATGAGAATCTTTTGACGAAACTCCTGGGACGGATTGCTCTTGCGGATGTCTTTATGAATATTTCGTCCAGCAATATTGTGGATGTCAGCGGATTGCTTCTGTATGTATCGATACTGATCATATTTGTATTTCTGACGATACAGACAATTCAGAAAAGGCGTTGGAGTTAG
- a CDS encoding ABC transporter ATP-binding protein, whose amino-acid sequence MIEVKNLVKKYGNHMAIDHLNFKIEKGQVYGFLGPNGAGKSTTMNIMTGYLGATEGEVLIDGHDILKEPNEAKKHIGYLPEIPPLYVDMQVMEYLEFAAELKGIPKQQRESAIDEVIQMAKLEDVKLRLIRNLSKGYRQRVGLAQAILGFPEIIILDEPTVGLDPKQIIEIRELIRELAKKHTVILSSHILAEIREVCDYILIISKGKLVASDTPDRLEEKMSGTETVEILAKASAAEVRAILLNVEHISNIHTQERADKTCSARIQTEGGCDIREALFFAFAKNECPLLELQTSRISLEEVFLELTQNDAVGEEERTNAGNL is encoded by the coding sequence TTGATAGAAGTAAAGAACCTTGTGAAAAAATACGGAAATCATATGGCCATAGACCACCTGAATTTCAAGATTGAAAAAGGGCAGGTCTATGGTTTTTTAGGTCCAAACGGGGCAGGAAAGTCTACCACGATGAATATTATGACGGGGTATCTTGGAGCCACAGAGGGAGAAGTACTGATTGACGGACATGATATTTTAAAGGAGCCAAATGAGGCAAAAAAGCACATCGGATATCTGCCGGAAATACCGCCGCTTTATGTGGATATGCAGGTGATGGAATATCTGGAATTTGCTGCAGAACTAAAAGGGATTCCGAAACAGCAGAGAGAGTCTGCCATCGATGAGGTGATTCAAATGGCAAAACTTGAGGATGTAAAGCTGCGTCTGATCCGCAATCTGTCCAAAGGATACCGGCAGAGAGTGGGGCTTGCACAGGCAATCCTCGGATTTCCGGAGATCATCATTCTGGATGAACCGACAGTCGGTCTGGATCCGAAGCAGATCATTGAGATCCGTGAGCTGATCCGGGAACTTGCAAAAAAACATACCGTTATTTTAAGCTCGCATATTCTGGCTGAGATACGGGAAGTGTGCGATTACATTCTGATCATATCCAAGGGAAAACTGGTGGCAAGTGATACACCGGACAGACTGGAGGAAAAGATGAGCGGAACCGAAACTGTGGAGATTCTGGCAAAAGCCAGTGCAGCCGAGGTTCGGGCGATATTGTTAAATGTAGAGCATATCAGTAATATCCATACCCAGGAACGGGCGGACAAAACATGCAGTGCCAGAATACAGACGGAAGGCGGATGTGATATCCGGGAAGCGCTTTTCTTTGCGTTTGCAAAAAATGAATGTCCTCTGTTGGAGTTGCAGACTTCAAGGATAAGCCTGGAAGAAGTATTTTTGGAACTGACACAAAACGATGCAGTCGGAGAGGAGGAACGGACAAATGCTGGCAATTTATAA
- a CDS encoding SGNH/GDSL hydrolase family protein has translation MRKTAVRAVALAAVCFLSVFGTCSYAKEATSEPIQIVVLGDSIAKGYCGANKPELYCYGQTVAEEIAQGAGKSYLYQNYAKNGLATREFNEKVLKGQEVQDSLSGADVILITMGSNDLLNEFKKTAQEILNTDTKFKSADEALKEVTEHVKSNPLLIFRIIDALGNWDYQEFETQWIEAMDTISSCKKEEAQIVVTNIYNPVKQMELPGTMNQVVEDIIGNMNRILEKRSSEYGYQIADLANSQVTKHVQKDGLHPDQAGQDLIAEIVRAQITGYERNMPKSQVDGTAVKVEEIPEEKQSQIRPEKWGICLILAAVMLGGVRFLQKNRKENRHK, from the coding sequence ATGAGAAAAACAGCAGTCAGGGCAGTGGCTCTGGCAGCGGTCTGTTTTCTGAGTGTGTTTGGGACATGCAGCTATGCAAAAGAGGCCACATCGGAGCCGATCCAGATTGTAGTGTTGGGTGACAGTATCGCAAAAGGATATTGCGGAGCAAACAAACCCGAGCTTTACTGTTATGGACAGACTGTGGCAGAAGAAATCGCACAGGGAGCAGGAAAATCATATTTGTATCAGAATTATGCGAAAAACGGACTTGCCACTCGAGAATTCAACGAAAAGGTGTTGAAAGGGCAGGAAGTGCAGGATAGTCTTTCCGGGGCAGATGTGATTTTGATCACAATGGGATCCAATGATCTTCTGAATGAATTTAAGAAGACCGCACAGGAAATTTTGAATACGGATACAAAATTTAAAAGTGCGGATGAGGCGCTCAAAGAAGTGACAGAGCATGTGAAAAGTAATCCGCTTTTAATCTTTCGCATCATTGATGCTCTGGGAAACTGGGATTATCAGGAATTTGAGACACAGTGGATAGAGGCTATGGATACCATTTCTTCCTGTAAAAAAGAAGAGGCACAGATCGTAGTGACCAACATTTACAATCCGGTGAAACAAATGGAGCTTCCGGGAACGATGAATCAGGTCGTGGAGGATATCATCGGGAATATGAACCGGATTCTGGAAAAGCGAAGCAGCGAGTACGGATATCAGATTGCAGATCTGGCGAATTCACAGGTGACAAAGCATGTCCAGAAGGACGGACTGCATCCGGATCAGGCAGGACAGGATCTGATCGCCGAAATTGTGCGGGCGCAGATTACAGGGTATGAAAGAAATATGCCCAAAAGTCAGGTAGACGGAACCGCCGTGAAAGTGGAAGAAATCCCGGAGGAGAAACAGTCACAGATCAGACCTGAGAAATGGGGCATCTGTCTGATCCTGGCAGCAGTCATGCTGGGCGGTGTCAGATTTTTGCAGAAAAATAGGAAAGAAAACAGGCATAAATAA
- a CDS encoding AAA family ATPase, with the protein MKPIKLTMSAFGSYRGVERIDFTGIQNGCFLITGDTGAGKTTIFDAVTYALYGRTSGGKRDGNMMRSQYADSETDTYVEFQFLYRDQEYTVRRNPEYLRPSKRKNADGTIKFVKETAKISLILPDGSEFQGKKKEIDLKIEEIIGLDVNQFTQIAMIAQGDFLKLLHAESKERKQIFSKIFHTRIFWKIQDTLKEQAKELYIQLEKNSMDCRREMERVQIAQNDERRDVWEQLLSLQLPPQKEVLDCVEIICQSGEAKEKSQEKKNAQEEKRADAIQMELKNRQDTNHLFELLKKTGEQLEILKGQESKAEEMRKQIHAAIRAEKAAAAEEQLQKTKAECANLKKESQELEEKLKQQAKDLESAGALYQEREALSKKEEPKIQEQILRIQEILPKLKQVHSLKEQYQKSEQDMQDCMKKCQETSQRYERLYQKYFEEQAGILARELQEGEPCPVCGSCSHPKKAVLSGGAPKKEQVERAKAMRDQAEKERTEVLERFQAVKGRLESEQSMIVGFLEKEGKTETDFDEKEAENALRKLTEDLKKLQSSFKNAQDHYQKLTQEKSRILGQAESKKSQLILWNKKVKDEEEYFRKEFQKQNFQSQEEYEQAKQWIKSREAREANLKKYETALLEVSSRYETLKQQTEGKQIAPIEKLEQELTIIREKLRLGREESMMLHTRNEINRRARKALICDFSDAEKLRSQYEMMGNLSRTANGNLSGSVKLDFETYVQRQYFRQIIHAANVRLARMTGQEFILQCRDIGSLSSQAQAGLDLDVYDLVNDSVRDVKTLSGGESFMASLSMALGLADIVQNTAGAVSLETMFVDEGFGSLDDMARERAIQILKELAGEKGLVGIISHVNELKEQIEWQLEVKKTEHGSHVKWNFME; encoded by the coding sequence ATGAAGCCGATCAAATTGACAATGTCTGCCTTTGGGTCCTACAGGGGAGTGGAGAGAATCGATTTTACAGGAATACAAAACGGATGTTTTCTGATCACGGGCGATACCGGCGCCGGAAAGACAACCATCTTTGATGCCGTAACCTATGCACTTTATGGAAGAACCAGCGGAGGAAAGCGGGACGGAAACATGATGCGCAGCCAGTATGCAGATTCCGAGACAGACACATATGTGGAGTTTCAGTTTCTGTACCGGGATCAGGAATATACCGTCCGAAGAAATCCGGAATATTTGCGTCCTTCCAAACGAAAGAATGCGGACGGGACAATAAAGTTTGTCAAAGAGACTGCAAAGATCAGCCTGATTCTTCCGGATGGAAGTGAATTTCAGGGAAAGAAAAAGGAGATCGATCTGAAGATAGAGGAGATCATCGGGCTGGATGTCAATCAGTTTACCCAGATCGCTATGATCGCACAGGGCGATTTTTTGAAGCTTTTGCATGCGGAATCAAAAGAACGAAAGCAGATTTTTTCAAAAATTTTTCATACACGGATTTTCTGGAAGATTCAGGACACACTGAAAGAGCAGGCAAAAGAGCTGTACATTCAGTTGGAAAAAAACAGCATGGACTGCAGGCGGGAAATGGAACGGGTGCAGATTGCACAGAATGATGAAAGAAGAGATGTCTGGGAACAGCTGCTGAGCCTTCAACTGCCGCCTCAAAAAGAAGTGCTGGACTGTGTGGAAATAATCTGTCAGTCCGGGGAAGCAAAGGAGAAGAGTCAGGAGAAGAAAAATGCACAGGAAGAAAAACGTGCGGATGCGATACAGATGGAATTGAAAAACAGACAGGATACCAATCATCTGTTTGAACTGCTGAAAAAGACCGGGGAACAGTTGGAGATCTTGAAGGGGCAGGAGAGCAAAGCGGAAGAAATGCGAAAACAGATCCATGCAGCAATCCGCGCAGAGAAGGCGGCTGCAGCAGAAGAACAATTGCAGAAAACAAAGGCAGAATGCGCCAATCTGAAGAAAGAGTCCCAAGAGCTTGAAGAAAAGCTGAAACAGCAGGCAAAAGATTTGGAAAGCGCAGGTGCATTGTATCAGGAAAGAGAGGCACTTTCCAAAAAAGAAGAGCCGAAGATCCAGGAACAGATCCTCAGGATCCAGGAAATACTTCCGAAATTGAAACAGGTTCACAGTCTGAAGGAACAGTATCAAAAGTCAGAACAGGATATGCAGGACTGTATGAAAAAATGTCAGGAAACCTCACAGAGATATGAGCGGTTATATCAGAAATACTTTGAAGAACAGGCGGGCATTCTTGCAAGAGAGCTGCAGGAGGGAGAACCCTGTCCGGTGTGCGGTTCCTGCAGTCATCCGAAAAAAGCGGTATTATCCGGAGGCGCACCAAAAAAAGAGCAGGTGGAGCGTGCAAAAGCAATGCGGGATCAGGCAGAAAAAGAGCGTACAGAAGTTTTGGAACGGTTTCAGGCAGTGAAGGGAAGACTGGAGTCAGAACAGTCCATGATTGTCGGATTTCTGGAAAAAGAAGGAAAAACAGAAACGGATTTTGATGAAAAAGAAGCAGAAAATGCTCTTCGTAAGCTTACAGAAGATTTAAAAAAACTCCAGTCTTCGTTCAAAAATGCACAGGATCATTATCAGAAGCTGACGCAGGAGAAAAGCCGGATTCTGGGACAGGCAGAAAGCAAAAAATCCCAGCTGATCCTCTGGAATAAGAAAGTCAAAGACGAGGAAGAATATTTTCGGAAAGAGTTTCAAAAACAGAACTTTCAAAGTCAAGAGGAGTACGAGCAGGCAAAGCAGTGGATCAAAAGCCGGGAGGCGAGAGAAGCCAATTTAAAGAAGTATGAAACCGCTCTTTTAGAAGTATCGTCCCGGTATGAGACATTAAAACAGCAGACAGAGGGGAAACAGATCGCACCGATCGAGAAGCTGGAACAAGAACTGACGATCATTCGTGAAAAACTGCGCCTTGGCAGAGAGGAAAGTATGATGCTGCATACAAGAAATGAGATCAACCGGAGAGCAAGGAAAGCGTTGATTTGTGATTTTTCAGATGCCGAAAAGCTGCGCAGCCAATACGAAATGATGGGGAATCTAAGCCGTACGGCCAATGGAAATCTAAGCGGAAGCGTGAAGCTGGACTTCGAGACTTATGTGCAGCGCCAGTATTTCCGGCAGATCATTCATGCGGCGAATGTGCGCCTGGCAAGAATGACCGGACAGGAATTTATCCTGCAGTGCCGGGATATCGGAAGCCTGAGCAGTCAGGCGCAGGCAGGACTTGATCTGGATGTTTATGACCTGGTCAATGACTCGGTGCGGGATGTAAAAACTCTTTCCGGGGGAGAATCGTTTATGGCATCTCTTTCCATGGCACTGGGGCTGGCGGACATTGTACAAAATACAGCGGGCGCAGTGAGTCTGGAGACGATGTTTGTAGATGAGGGATTTGGATCTCTGGATGACATGGCAAGAGAACGGGCGATCCAGATTTTGAAAGAACTGGCGGGAGAAAAAGGACTTGTGGGAATTATTTCACATGTCAATGAATTAAAAGAGCAGATCGAATGGCAGCTGGAAGTAAAAAAAACAGAGCATGGAAGTCATGTAAAGTGGAATTTCATGGAATAA
- a CDS encoding exonuclease SbcCD subunit D, with product MRFIHLSDLHIGRQLHQYNLKEDQEHILGEVVEYARMLRPDAIVIAGDVYDKSVPSAEAVGIFDWFLTALSALKPEIPILIISGNHDSAQRIDYASGILGQKGIYIAGKLPQNQEEFLKKVTLQDEYGEVDFYLLPFLKPGYVRTVFDGEMPESYSKAVQMLLERELVDTTKRNVIVTHQFYTGAGQNTETCDSEIFSVGGIDNVDVTPLLRFDYAALGHLHSAQKVGRESVRYPGTLLKYSVSECNQTKSLHLVTLKEKGTPVEVETYPLHPLRDVKKFRGTLKELLKTVPEEAKEDYVSITLTDETDPYRPKEQLEKVFSHILEVRMDNSRTRQKLMKDAEVVRMASPLEIFGDFFQEMQGRALNAEEQQVMNKIAEEMEEE from the coding sequence ATGAGGTTTATCCATTTGTCAGATCTGCACATCGGCAGACAGCTTCATCAGTACAATTTAAAAGAAGATCAGGAGCATATTCTGGGGGAAGTGGTGGAGTATGCCAGAATGCTGAGACCGGATGCAATCGTGATCGCAGGGGATGTGTATGATAAGTCTGTACCATCTGCTGAGGCGGTGGGGATTTTTGACTGGTTTTTGACTGCACTTTCTGCACTGAAACCGGAAATTCCGATCCTGATCATCAGCGGAAACCATGATTCCGCGCAAAGGATTGACTATGCCAGTGGAATTCTTGGGCAAAAGGGGATTTACATTGCAGGAAAACTGCCGCAGAATCAGGAAGAATTTCTCAAAAAAGTGACACTTCAGGATGAATACGGAGAGGTGGATTTTTATCTTCTCCCGTTTCTGAAACCGGGATATGTAAGAACCGTGTTTGACGGAGAAATGCCGGAGAGCTACAGTAAGGCAGTACAGATGCTGCTGGAGAGAGAACTGGTTGATACCACCAAAAGAAACGTCATTGTGACGCATCAGTTTTATACCGGGGCAGGTCAAAACACAGAGACTTGTGATTCAGAGATTTTCTCCGTGGGAGGGATTGATAATGTGGATGTTACGCCGCTTCTTCGATTTGACTATGCGGCGCTGGGACATCTGCACAGCGCTCAGAAGGTAGGAAGAGAGTCTGTGCGTTATCCGGGGACACTGCTGAAATATTCTGTCAGTGAGTGCAATCAGACAAAATCTCTGCATCTGGTGACGCTGAAAGAGAAGGGCACACCTGTGGAAGTGGAGACTTATCCACTGCATCCGCTTAGGGATGTGAAAAAGTTCAGGGGAACACTAAAGGAATTGTTGAAAACTGTTCCTGAGGAAGCGAAAGAGGACTATGTCAGTATCACACTGACGGATGAGACAGATCCATATCGACCGAAGGAACAGCTGGAGAAGGTATTTTCCCACATTCTGGAGGTACGTATGGATAATTCCCGCACCAGGCAAAAGCTGATGAAAGATGCGGAAGTTGTGCGCATGGCATCTCCGCTTGAAATTTTCGGGGACTTTTTTCAGGAGATGCAGGGAAGAGCGCTGAATGCAGAAGAGCAGCAGGTGATGAACAAGATCGCAGAAGAGATGGAGGAAGAATAG
- a CDS encoding ABC-ATPase domain-containing protein: protein MKTAAELRQLVTRIDHRSYPAYKDTKGMYQFPGYLLSIDHVQGDPFASPSRVSIQVKGKIAGFPEQLYQTKWQKTALEDALIRQFGQCCEKFGFKAKGSGKSGMISISRCGQEVLERSAAQIDEKTGDIHIRLEVGFPANGRTINAREWIRIFFEFLPECVEKALYYKNCDAKRLQKISDLAEDQQALRDILPKLGLCAFVANGSILPRESGVSARPMKSAVCFRSPEEMEVEITLPHRGVIRGMGIRKGITLIVGGGYHGKSTLLKALEFGVYNHIAGDGREYVITDSTAVKLRAEDGRSIKKTDISMFINDLPNGKDTTHFYTEDASGSTSQAANVVEAMEAKAGVMLIDEDTSATNFMIRDELMQRVIHRDMEPITPFIERIRELYEEEGISTVIVAGSSGAYFHIADCIVQMDRYMPKDITQTAKKEAEQFPQLSGPKEKAKKPAFARKPQQGREWKGNDRIKMKTLGKEAISINRETIDLRYVEQITDSEQVTALGYCVKYAQRHLLDGTRTLQEVVAMLEEKIEKESLAALCESTSSVASLARPRTQEIFACFDRYRGLKL, encoded by the coding sequence ATGAAGACAGCAGCAGAATTGAGACAGCTTGTGACAAGGATCGATCACAGGAGTTATCCTGCCTATAAAGACACAAAGGGAATGTATCAGTTTCCGGGCTATCTGCTATCTATTGACCATGTACAGGGAGATCCGTTTGCATCTCCATCCAGGGTCAGTATTCAGGTGAAAGGAAAGATTGCAGGATTTCCGGAGCAGTTATATCAGACAAAATGGCAGAAAACAGCATTGGAGGATGCGCTGATCCGGCAGTTCGGACAGTGTTGTGAGAAATTTGGATTCAAGGCAAAGGGATCCGGGAAGAGCGGGATGATCTCTATCAGCCGGTGCGGTCAGGAAGTGCTGGAGAGAAGTGCGGCGCAGATCGATGAAAAAACAGGAGATATCCACATTCGTCTGGAAGTGGGATTTCCGGCAAACGGAAGGACGATCAATGCAAGAGAATGGATCCGGATCTTTTTTGAGTTTCTTCCGGAGTGTGTCGAAAAGGCACTCTACTATAAAAACTGTGATGCGAAGAGACTGCAGAAGATCAGTGATCTGGCAGAGGACCAGCAGGCACTTCGAGACATACTGCCAAAGCTGGGATTGTGTGCTTTTGTTGCAAACGGATCTATTCTGCCGCGAGAGTCAGGCGTTTCCGCCCGTCCGATGAAAAGCGCAGTTTGTTTCCGGTCTCCAGAGGAGATGGAAGTGGAAATTACGCTGCCGCACAGAGGTGTGATAAGAGGAATGGGAATCCGAAAAGGGATCACGCTGATCGTGGGAGGCGGATACCATGGGAAGTCCACTCTTTTGAAGGCGTTGGAGTTTGGCGTGTACAATCATATTGCAGGTGATGGAAGAGAATATGTGATCACTGATTCCACAGCAGTCAAGCTTCGCGCAGAAGACGGAAGAAGTATCAAAAAAACGGACATTTCCATGTTTATCAATGATCTGCCAAATGGAAAAGATACCACTCATTTTTATACAGAGGATGCCAGCGGAAGTACGTCTCAGGCTGCAAACGTTGTGGAAGCAATGGAAGCGAAAGCAGGTGTCATGCTGATCGATGAGGATACCAGCGCGACAAACTTCATGATCCGGGATGAACTGATGCAGAGGGTAATCCACCGGGATATGGAGCCGATCACGCCGTTTATCGAACGCATCCGGGAGTTATATGAAGAAGAGGGGATTTCCACTGTGATCGTGGCGGGAAGCTCCGGAGCTTATTTTCATATCGCGGACTGCATCGTGCAGATGGATCGGTACATGCCGAAGGATATCACGCAGACGGCGAAAAAAGAAGCAGAACAGTTTCCTCAGTTGAGCGGACCGAAAGAGAAAGCGAAAAAGCCTGCTTTTGCAAGAAAACCACAGCAGGGACGGGAGTGGAAAGGAAATGACCGCATCAAAATGAAGACCTTGGGGAAAGAAGCGATTTCCATCAATCGGGAGACGATCGATCTGCGTTATGTGGAGCAGATCACAGACAGCGAACAGGTAACTGCTCTCGGATATTGTGTAAAATATGCGCAGCGCCATTTACTGGATGGAACACGTACCTTGCAGGAAGTCGTGGCAATGCTGGAAGAGAAGATTGAGAAGGAGTCGCTTGCCGCACTTTGTGAAAGCACCTCTTCTGTTGCCAGCCTGGCCCGTCCGAGAACGCAGGAGATCTTCGCATGTTTTGACCGGTATCGGGGATTAAAATTATAG